In Helianthus annuus cultivar XRQ/B chromosome 3, HanXRQr2.0-SUNRISE, whole genome shotgun sequence, a single window of DNA contains:
- the LOC110930870 gene encoding low affinity inorganic phosphate transporter 1 — translation MANDNLKVLNALDVAKTQLYHFTAIVIAGMGFFTDAYDLFCISLVTKLLGRIYYHETGDGKPGTLPPNVSAAVNGVAFCGTLAGQLFFGWLGDKMGRKKVYGMTLMLMVICSIASGLSFSNEPTAVMATLCFFRFWLGFGIGGDYPLSATIMSEYANKKTRGAFIAAVFAMQGFGILTGGMVACIVSAAFKSKYPAPAYEDNPLGSTVPQADYVWRIILMFGSVPALMTYYWRMKMPETARYTALVAKNAKQAAADMSKVLQVELEAEQEKVAEKQHNQFGLFSKQFVKRHGLHLLGTTSTWFLLDIAFYSQNLFQKDIFSAIGWIPPAKTMNAIQEVFKISRAQTLIALCSTVPGYWFTVFFIDRIGRFAIQLMGFFFMTVFMFALAIPYHHWTQKENRIGFVVMYAFTFFFANFGPNATTFVVPAEIFPARLRSTCHGISAASGKAGAIIGAFGFLYAAQNQDKTKTDKGYPPGIGVKNSLIVLGVVNFLGILFTFLVPESNGKSLEEMSRENEDEDEEGVDMETVRTSENRTVPV, via the coding sequence ATGGCAAATGATAACTTGAAAGTGCTAAATGCACTTGATGTAGCCAAAACTCAACTGTATCATTTCACTGCAATTGTAATCGCCGGGATGGGTTTCTTCACCGACGCGTACGATCTTTTCTGCATCTCGCTAGTCACGAAGTTGCTAGGCCGCATTTACTACCACGAAACCGGTGACGGGAAACCGGGGACACTGCCGCCAAACGTGTCAGCCGCAGTCAACGGGGTCGCCTTTTGTGGCACCCTCGCGGGCCAACTTTTTTTCGGCTGGCTCGGAGACAAAATGGGCCGAAAAAAAGTTTATGGGATGACCCTTATGCTTATGGTCATTTGTTCAATCGCCTCTGGGCTTTCGTTTAGCAACGAGCCCACCGCGGTTATGGCCACTCTTTGCTTCTTCCGGTTTTGGCTTGGGTTTGGGATAGGTGGTGATTACCCTCTTTCGGCCACGATCATGTCGGAATACGCGAATAAGAAAACCCGAGGCGCGTTTATAGCGGCGGTGTTTGCTATGCAAGGGTTTGGAATTTTGACTGGTGGGATGGTGGCTTGTATAGTTTCGGCCGCATTCAAGTCGAAATACCCGGCTCCGGCTTACGAGGATAATCCGTTAGGGTCCACGGTCCCACAAGCCGACTATGTCTGGCGCATTATTTTAATGTTCGGGTCGGTTCCGGCTCTAATGACTTACTATTGGCGGATGAAGATGCCAGAAACGGCTCGGTACACGGCTTTGGTGGCCAAAAACGCGAAACAAGCGGCTGCCGATATGTCGAAAGTGTTACAAGTCGAGCTCGAAGCCGAACAAGAAAAGGTGGCCGAAAAACAACATAACCAGTTTGGGCTTTTTTCAAAGCAATTCGTGAAACGCCACGGGCTACACTTGCTCGGGACAACTAGCACGTGGTTCTTGCTCGATATCGCGTTTTACAGCCAAAACTTATTCCAAAAGGACATCTTTAGCGCGATCGGGTGGATCCCGCCAGCAAAAACAATGAACGCGATCCAAGAGGTTTTCAAGATCTCGCGAGCTCAAACGCTCATTGCGCTTTGTAGTACCGTCCCAGGATACTGGTTCACGGTATTCTTCATCGATAGAATCGGGAGATTCGCGATCCAACTAATGGGTTTTTTCTTTATGACGGTTTTCATGTTCGCCCTTGCGATCCCATaccatcattggacacaaaaggAGAACCGAATCGGGTTTGTTGTAATGTACGCTTTCACGTTCTTCTTTGCAAATTTCGGACCTAACGCGACTACATTTGTAGTCCCTGCCGAGATATTCCCCGCAAGGCTTCGGTCAACGTGCCATGGGATCTCGGCTGCTTCGGGTAAGGCGGGGGCTATAATTGGTGCTTTCGGGTTCTTATATGcggctcaaaaccaagacaaaaCAAAGACAGATAAAGGGTATCCCCCGGGGATCGGGGTCAAGAACTCACTTATCGTACTCGGGGTGGTGAATTTTCTCGGGATTTTGTTTACGTTCTTGGTGCCCGAATCGAATGGCAAGTCTTTGGAGGAAATGTCGAGGGAAAACGAAGATGAGGACGAGGAGGGAGTCGATATGGAGACCGTTAGGACTAGTGAAAATAGAACAGTCCCGGTTTAA
- the LOC110932618 gene encoding uncharacterized protein LOC110932618, translating to MTLAKSVLGSLPSYFLSLFAAPKCIIHKLEKIRRDFVWGKSSSSHKLRWIRWEFIMKAKKRGGMGLGAIQNFNWAMLAKWWWRFNSEPNQLWAQVIGAIHRGNGSVLPPNIPVMKSISGIWKDIGSVSSSLAKVGISFNDFLIRDGASWKWRSAPNGNFAVKQVRFDIESFYEGVGINQLVFNWNSWAPSKANYLLWRGMLGKVASRVGLSRRGVHLTDVSCPRCGLQDEDSDHIFVTCLWARSIWWNMLVWMRINFPADIISLEEFVSYLHNQPGGKRWKKIVYTVTLATVWRIWKARNEKVFEDRFIPVQTSVELIKEDAFLWLGNRSKLQLTDWIKWKSFDISEVL from the coding sequence ATGACGCTTGCCAAATCGGTTCTTGGCAGCCTTCCATCGTACTTCTTATCTCTTTTTGCTGCCCCGAAATGTATTATTCATAAGTTGGAAAAAATAAGAAGGGATTTTGTCTGGGGAAAATCGAGCTCGAGTCATAAGTTGAGATGGATTCGTTGGGAGTTCATTATGAAAGCTAAAAAAAGGGGAGGTATGGGTCTTGGGGCCATTCAGAATTTTAATTGGGCTATGCTTGctaagtggtggtggaggtttaaCTCGGAACCGAATCAACTTTGGGCCCAAGTGATTGGAGCGATTCATAGAGGGAATGGCAGTGTCCTTCCGCCAAACATCCCGGTGATGAAGTCTATTTCAGGTATCTGGAAAGATATTGGATCGGTGTCTTCGTCGTTGGCTAAAGTTGGCATTTCATTCAATGATTTCTTGATCCGAGATGGTGCCTCGTGGAAGTGGAGGTCGGCTCCTAATGGAAACTTTGCTGTTAAACAGGTTCGCTTCGATATTGAGTCTTTTTACGAGGGAGTGGGTATCAACCAGCTGGTTTTTAATTGGAATAGTTGGGCTCCCTCGAAAGCGAACTATCTCCTGTGGAGAGGGATGCTGGGAAAGGTAGCTTCTAGAGTTGGTCTGAGCCGTAGGGGAGTCCATTTAACGGATGTATCTTGTCCGAGATGTGGTTTGCAGGATGAGGATTCGGACCATATTTTTGTTACATGTCTTTGGGCTCGTAGCATTTGGTGGAATATGTTGGTTTGGATGAGAATCAACTTTCCAGCCGATATTATTTCTCTGGAGGAGTTTGTTTCTTATCTTCATAATCAACCGGGGGGGAAGAGATGGAAAAAGATAGTTTACACGGTCACTTtggctacggtttggaggatatGGAAGGCGAGGAACGAAAAGGTCTTTGAAGACCGCTTCATTCCGGTTCAAACATCTGTTGAGTTAATCAAGGAGGATGCTTTTTTATGGCTGGGGAATCGCTCGAAACTCCAACTGACGGATTGGATCAAATGGAAGTCATTTGATATCTCGGAAGTTTTGTAA
- the LOC110930869 gene encoding low affinity inorganic phosphate transporter 1 — protein MAREQLQVLSALDSAKTQLYHFTAIIIAGMGFFTDAYDLFAISLVTRLLGRIYYFKGGEKPGTLPPGVASSVTGVALVGTLCGQLFFGWLGDKMGRKRVYGMTLALMVICSLASGLSFGNEPKGVMATLCFFRFWLGFGIGGDYPLSATIMSEYANKKTRGAFIAAVFAMQGFGILASGIVALIVSSSFDHAFNAPAYRSNKLDSTAPQADYVWRIILMFGAIPAALTYYWRMKMPETARYTALVAKNAKQAAQDMARVLQVEIEPEEQKVEKIAHDTRNSFGLFSKEFARRHGLHLLGTTSTWFLLDIAFYSNNLFQKDVLSGIGWIPPANTMSAIGEVYRVAKAQTLIAIFSTVPGYWFTVFFIDRMGRFAIQLMGFFFMTVFMFALAIPYHHWTQHENRIGFVVMYSLTFFFANFGPNSTTFVVPAEIFPARLRSTCHGISAAAGKAGAIVGAYGFLYASQSTNPKKTDAGYPTGIGIRYTLIILGVVNALGLLFTFLVPEPNGKSLEEMSGENEEDIEPTSNTTNRTVPV, from the coding sequence ATGGCTCGAGAGCAACTCCAAGTGCTCAGTGCACTTGATTCGGCGAAAACACAATTGTACCATTTCACGGCGATCATCATCGCCGGTATGGGTTTCTTCACAGACGCATACGATCTTTTTGCGATCTCCCTTGTCACCAGATTGCTCGGTCGAATTTACTACTTCAAAGGTGGTGAAAAGCCCGGGACCCTACCACCCGGTGTGGCCTCATCGGTCACGGGTGTCGCACTCGTTGGAACCTTATGTGGTCAACTCTTTTTCGGGTGGCTTGGTGACAAAATGGGTAGGAAGAGAGTCTATGGTATGACTTTAGCACTTATGGTTATATGTTCACTTGCTTCTGGGCTTTCATTTGGGAATGAACCCAAAGGTGTCATGGCCACCCTTTGTTTCTTTAGGTTTTGGCTTGGGTTCGGCATAGGTGGCGATTACCCGCTCTCGGCTACAATTATGTCGGAATACGCTAATAAGAAAACCCGTGGTGCGTTTATCGCTGCGGTTTTCGCTATGCAAGGGTTTGGGATTTTGGCTAGTGGGATAGTAGCGTTAATCGTGTCGTCTTCTTTTGACCACGCGTTTAATGCTCCTGCCTATAGATCGAACAAACTTGACTCCACGGCCCCACAAGCGGACTACGTATGGCGTATTATACTCATGTTTGGTGCGATTCCAGCAGCTTTGACTTACTACTGGCGTATGAAGATGCCGGAAACCGCACGTTACACCGCTTTGGTCGCGAAAAACGCTAAACAAGCGGCGCAAGACATGGCTCGAGTTTTACAAGTTGAAATCGAACCCGAAGAGCAGAAGGTAGAGAAAATTGCTCATGATACTAGAAACTCATTCGGATTGTTTTCGAAAGAATTCGCCCGTCGCCACGGCCTCCACTTGCTCGGAACCACTTCCACTTGGTTCTTACTCGATATCGCTTTCTACTCAAACAACCTCTTCCAAAAAGACGTCTTAAGTGGTATCGGGTGGATCCCGCCCGCGAACACAATGAGTGCCATTGGTGAAGTCTACCGAGTGGCGAAAGCCCAAACCCTTATCGCGATATTCAGTACCGTTCCCGGTTACTGGTTCACGGTCTTTTTCATCGATCGCATGGGCCGTTTCGCAATCCAACTAATGGGATTCTTTTTCATGACCGTATTCATGTTCGCTCTCGCCATTCCTTACCACCACTGGACCCAACACGAGAACCGTATCGGCTTCGTAGTCATGTACTCCTTAACATTCTTTTTCGCCAACTTCGGCCCTAACTCCACCACTTTCGTGGTTCCAGCCGAAATCTTCCCCGCAAGACTCCGTTCCACCTGCCACGGTATCTCCGCTGCAGCCGGAAAAGCTGGCGCCATCGTCGGGGCCTACGGGTTCCTCTACGCTTCTCAAAGCACAAACCCGAAAAAGACCGACGCCGGTTATCCTACCGGTATCGGAATCAGGTACACCCTCATCATTTTGGGTGTGGTCAATGCATTAGGATTGTTATTTACGTTTTTGGTCCCCGAACCTAACGGCAAATCGCTCGAAGAAATGTCGGGTGAGAACGAAGAGGATATCGAGCCTACCTCAAACACAACTAACCGAACCGTTCCAGTTTGA